From Alistipes sp. ZOR0009, a single genomic window includes:
- a CDS encoding efflux RND transporter periplasmic adaptor subunit, whose protein sequence is MHRIFLLCSLIFLLQGCGSHENKGDAGASSSAVMLGDTVVLPSKSPIAAKLALQTVASTSFCSKFTTTGTVKLMAGSSAEISTPFEGRVARSFVRLGQKVRAGMPMFEVYSSDYFETVKGFMQAKQERQLASSRFNRQSDLVSHGVGSKKDLEEADAAYQIAKREYERAEASLRIFNIKPADAAMGKPLVVCSPISGEVVKYDLTVGQYLKDDALPLVSVANLDKVWVVARVKEKSIGLISQHDNVEVTCDAYPGKPVHGTVSYIGNLLDEQTRSVEFYIDCLNPDRMLKPGMFATVGFNHKIDNAIVVPASAILQDENRTYVFVKVGEGKFVKRTVVTATCNDTDVIVRNGLAAGDVVVCKGGVLLR, encoded by the coding sequence ATGCATCGGATATTTTTATTGTGTTCTCTAATTTTTCTGCTACAGGGTTGTGGCAGCCACGAGAATAAGGGAGATGCGGGCGCCAGCTCGTCTGCTGTTATGTTGGGCGACACGGTGGTGCTGCCCTCAAAATCTCCTATTGCTGCTAAGTTGGCGCTACAAACGGTTGCCAGCACCAGCTTTTGCTCTAAGTTTACCACCACAGGTACCGTAAAGCTTATGGCTGGTAGCTCGGCCGAGATCTCCACGCCGTTCGAAGGACGTGTGGCTCGCTCGTTTGTTCGTTTGGGGCAAAAGGTTAGGGCAGGGATGCCCATGTTCGAGGTTTACTCCTCCGACTACTTCGAAACGGTAAAGGGCTTTATGCAGGCAAAGCAGGAAAGGCAGCTCGCCAGCAGCCGTTTTAATAGGCAGAGCGACTTGGTTAGCCACGGTGTTGGCTCTAAAAAGGATTTGGAGGAGGCCGATGCGGCGTACCAGATAGCCAAGCGGGAGTACGAGCGTGCTGAAGCTTCGCTTCGTATCTTCAATATTAAGCCAGCTGATGCCGCCATGGGTAAGCCCTTGGTTGTTTGCTCGCCTATAAGCGGAGAGGTGGTTAAGTACGACCTTACCGTTGGGCAGTACCTTAAGGACGACGCCCTACCGCTGGTTAGCGTGGCCAATCTCGACAAGGTATGGGTGGTAGCTCGCGTTAAGGAGAAGAGCATAGGCCTAATCAGCCAGCACGACAACGTGGAGGTTACCTGCGACGCCTATCCCGGCAAGCCCGTACATGGTACGGTTAGCTACATCGGCAATTTGCTCGACGAGCAAACGCGTTCGGTTGAGTTCTATATCGACTGCCTTAATCCCGATAGGATGCTAAAGCCGGGGATGTTTGCCACCGTAGGCTTTAACCATAAGATAGATAATGCCATTGTTGTTCCCGCCTCGGCAATTCTGCAGGACGAGAATCGCACCTACGTATTTGTAAAGGTGGGCGAAGGAAAGTTTGTGAAGCGTACAGTTGTAACGGCTACCTGTAACGACACCGATGTAATTGTTCGCAACGGGCTTGCTGCTGGCGATGTGGTGGTATGCAAGGGCGGCGTTCTACTACGATAG